One window of the Niallia circulans genome contains the following:
- the modA gene encoding molybdate ABC transporter substrate-binding protein: MYKWKGLIIICICFFLLAGCSSEKREVKLTVSAAASLTDAMEELVEAFESREPNIAISLNLASSGALQQQISQGAPVDIFLSAAEEPFDYLNKQGLLDKSHQELLLRNQLVLIKRKDTFSQFHEFKDLLDEQVQEIAIGTPESVPAGIYAKQALEHVGIFHSLESKLVYAKDVRQVLQYVESGSVDFGFVYATDVIAAKQVEVERVVDEEWHDPIQYPIGILKDTKHKEEAVAFYNFLRSTKADTIFAKYGFTTVNK, encoded by the coding sequence ATGTATAAATGGAAAGGCTTGATTATTATTTGTATCTGTTTCTTTCTTCTAGCGGGCTGTTCCTCGGAGAAAAGAGAAGTGAAGCTAACCGTGTCAGCCGCCGCGAGTTTAACGGATGCGATGGAGGAGCTTGTGGAGGCATTTGAATCAAGAGAACCTAATATAGCTATATCGCTAAATCTAGCATCTTCAGGAGCATTACAACAACAAATTAGTCAAGGCGCACCAGTTGACATTTTTCTCTCAGCTGCTGAAGAGCCATTTGACTATTTAAATAAACAGGGTTTGCTAGATAAGTCACATCAAGAATTATTATTACGTAATCAGTTAGTCCTGATCAAAAGAAAAGATACCTTCTCTCAATTTCACGAATTTAAGGATTTACTAGACGAACAGGTACAAGAAATTGCTATTGGGACACCAGAAAGCGTCCCAGCAGGTATCTATGCAAAACAGGCGCTCGAACATGTAGGGATATTTCATTCCCTTGAATCTAAATTAGTCTATGCAAAAGATGTTCGCCAAGTATTACAGTATGTGGAATCAGGAAGTGTTGACTTTGGTTTTGTATATGCCACAGACGTAATAGCCGCTAAGCAAGTAGAAGTAGAGCGAGTAGTCGATGAAGAATGGCATGATCCTATCCAGTATCCAATCGGAATTTTGAAAGATACCAAGCATAAGGAAGAAGCAGTCGCCTTTTATAACTTTTTGCGAAGTACAAAGGCAGACACTATTTTTGCGAAGTATGGGTTCACCACCGTAAACAAGTAA
- the modB gene encoding molybdate ABC transporter permease subunit, protein MKSSFWQPIELSLLIAISATLFVIILGIVTAWFMTKKEFPGKAIIEVILLLPIVLPPTVIGFLLIMLFGKKGVIGKAIDFLFGESLMFTVSGAILAAVVVAFPLMYQSVKNGFTSMNPLIEDAARVDGANSWRLFRHISLPLCSPFLVTGTILSFARALGEFGATIMFAGNIPGQTQTLPLAIYVAFESNKLVLAWSWVMMMVIISFVMLLFIQKRARRS, encoded by the coding sequence ATGAAAAGTAGCTTTTGGCAGCCTATTGAGCTCTCTTTATTAATTGCAATTAGCGCGACGCTTTTTGTAATTATATTAGGAATTGTAACGGCATGGTTCATGACGAAAAAAGAGTTTCCGGGCAAGGCGATCATAGAAGTCATTCTGCTATTACCAATTGTGTTACCACCAACAGTGATTGGTTTCCTGCTGATTATGCTATTTGGCAAGAAGGGTGTGATTGGGAAAGCTATTGATTTTTTATTTGGCGAATCCTTAATGTTTACCGTTTCGGGAGCTATCCTTGCAGCTGTTGTGGTTGCTTTCCCATTAATGTATCAATCGGTGAAAAATGGGTTTACGAGTATGAATCCATTAATAGAGGATGCAGCTCGAGTAGATGGTGCAAATAGTTGGCGTCTATTTCGACATATTTCACTACCATTATGTTCTCCCTTTCTTGTCACAGGCACAATATTAAGTTTTGCCAGAGCCTTAGGGGAATTTGGTGCAACGATTATGTTTGCAGGAAATATTCCGGGACAAACACAAACGCTTCCATTAGCGATTTATGTTGCTTTTGAATCTAACAAACTTGTACTCGCATGGAGCTGGGTGATGATGATGGTGATTATTTCTTTTGTTATGCTGCTTTTTATTCAAAAGAGGGCGCGCCGCAGTTAA
- a CDS encoding nitrate reductase subunit alpha: protein MKKKPSPLWQRLNYLKPKETYSNNHSQLQEGDRDWENVYRRRWQHDKVIRSTHGVNCTGSCSWNIFVKDGIVTWEGQNVDYPTTGPDMPEFEPRGCPRGASFSWYLYSPLRVKYPYIRKKLLYLWREAIAEHKKPLDAWKSIVEDKEKANQYKSVRGKGGLVRADWEEVTQIIAAAVLYTTVKYGSDRNVGFSPIPAMSMVSHAAGSRFMSLIGGPMLSFYDWYADLPPASPQIWGDQTDVPESSDWFNAGYIMTWGSNVPLTRTPDAHFLAEARYKGTKVVSVSPDYAESTKFSDDWMAVKQGTDGAVAMAMGHVILNEFYHKKQIPYFESYAKQYTDFPFAVRLKKVGSSYQADRFLHAKDLGLSGEHNEWKPAMYNERTGNFAIPQGTIGSRWDKKGKWNLHLVDEYTGEAIDPKLSFLGLEDEVMEIQLPYFDAEKRSVMMRAVPVKAVELNGQTEYITTVYDLMLANYGIDRGIGGEVAQSYDDMAPFTPAWQESISNVDRNLVIKIAKEFAQNAIDTKGRSMIIMGAGINHWFHSDTIYRAIINLILMVGAQGVNGGGWAHYVGQEKLRPAEGWNTLATAKDWQAPPKLQNGTSFFYFATDQWRYEETSVNEITAATVEKARYDHHGDYNVLAARLGWLPSYPTFNKNGIAIYKEAVSKGCQTQEEIAQYVAKELMNKSLQFAIEDPDNPVNFPRTLFVWRANLISSSGKGHEYFLKHLLGTTHGLLNDDQSSIRPAEIKWREEAPEGKLDLLIDLDFRMAGTGLYSDIILPAATWYEKFDLSSTDMHPFVHPFNPAVATPWESKSDWDIFKKLAKGVSELAEQIDMDVIKEVVATPLQHDTPQEMAQPFGEIKDWSKGDCEAIPGRTMPNIHVVERDYKQVYKKMTSLGPNVAKNPYGGKGISWSMEKEYEQVKHAIGVVEEEGISKGLPNIESARDACQAILMMSSTTNGKIAVKAWESLEQQTSLELKDLAAEREEDLFTLEQINAQPKTVITSPAFTGSEKGGRRYSPFTTNIERMIPFHTLTGRQSFYLDHEMMKEFGEEMATFKPMLHHTPFQQDRPKVEGKEITLNYLTPHNKWSIHSMYYDAQPMLTLFRGGPTIWMNKEDAKEVDIEDNDWIECFNRNGVVVARAVVSHRIPRSVAFMYHAQDRHIHVPGTNLTKNRGGTHNSPTRIHVKPTHMIGGYGQLSYGFNYYGPTGNQRDLHVVIRKMKEVEWLED, encoded by the coding sequence ATGAAGAAAAAACCATCTCCACTTTGGCAACGATTAAACTATTTGAAACCAAAAGAAACATATAGCAATAACCATAGTCAATTACAAGAAGGAGACCGGGATTGGGAAAATGTGTATCGCAGAAGATGGCAGCATGATAAAGTAATCCGTTCCACTCATGGAGTGAACTGTACGGGTTCTTGCAGCTGGAACATCTTTGTGAAAGACGGCATTGTGACATGGGAAGGGCAAAATGTGGATTACCCAACAACAGGACCAGACATGCCGGAATTTGAGCCAAGGGGCTGTCCGCGAGGTGCAAGTTTTTCCTGGTATTTATATAGCCCGTTGCGTGTGAAGTATCCTTATATTCGTAAAAAGCTACTATATTTATGGCGAGAGGCCATAGCGGAACACAAGAAACCATTAGATGCTTGGAAAAGCATTGTGGAAGATAAAGAAAAGGCCAATCAGTATAAAAGTGTTCGCGGAAAAGGCGGATTAGTACGGGCTGATTGGGAAGAAGTTACGCAAATTATTGCAGCGGCTGTTTTGTATACAACGGTAAAATACGGATCTGATCGTAATGTTGGCTTTTCTCCAATTCCAGCGATGTCCATGGTGAGTCATGCAGCGGGAAGCCGCTTTATGTCCCTAATAGGAGGACCGATGCTTAGCTTTTATGACTGGTATGCGGATTTGCCACCTGCATCTCCACAAATTTGGGGAGATCAGACAGATGTTCCAGAAAGCTCTGATTGGTTTAATGCTGGCTATATTATGACATGGGGCTCTAATGTTCCCTTAACACGTACACCAGATGCTCACTTCCTTGCCGAGGCAAGATATAAAGGAACAAAAGTGGTTTCTGTTAGTCCAGACTATGCGGAATCAACCAAATTCTCTGATGACTGGATGGCTGTCAAGCAAGGGACGGATGGTGCGGTAGCCATGGCAATGGGACATGTTATTTTAAATGAGTTTTATCATAAAAAACAAATACCATACTTTGAATCTTATGCGAAACAATATACTGATTTTCCTTTCGCCGTTCGTTTGAAAAAAGTGGGATCAAGCTATCAGGCTGACCGCTTTTTACATGCAAAGGATCTAGGCCTTTCTGGTGAGCATAATGAGTGGAAGCCTGCTATGTATAATGAGCGCACGGGGAATTTTGCTATTCCACAAGGAACAATAGGTTCGCGATGGGATAAAAAAGGGAAATGGAATCTGCATTTAGTGGATGAATATACAGGAGAAGCAATTGATCCAAAGCTAAGCTTTCTAGGGCTTGAAGATGAGGTGATGGAAATTCAATTACCATACTTTGATGCAGAAAAGCGTTCCGTTATGATGCGTGCCGTTCCAGTAAAAGCAGTTGAATTAAATGGGCAAACAGAATATATCACAACAGTTTATGATCTTATGCTTGCTAATTACGGAATTGATCGAGGCATCGGTGGAGAAGTCGCGCAATCCTATGATGACATGGCGCCTTTTACTCCAGCATGGCAAGAGAGTATTAGTAATGTCGATCGAAACTTAGTTATTAAAATCGCGAAAGAATTTGCCCAAAATGCTATCGATACAAAAGGTCGTTCTATGATTATTATGGGTGCTGGTATTAACCATTGGTTCCATTCTGACACTATCTATCGTGCCATCATCAACTTAATTTTAATGGTAGGTGCGCAAGGAGTAAATGGGGGAGGCTGGGCACATTATGTAGGGCAAGAAAAGCTTCGACCAGCAGAAGGATGGAATACCTTAGCTACAGCAAAAGATTGGCAGGCACCGCCAAAACTGCAAAATGGGACATCATTTTTTTATTTTGCTACAGACCAGTGGCGTTATGAAGAAACGTCTGTTAATGAGATAACGGCTGCTACAGTAGAGAAAGCAAGATATGACCATCATGGGGATTATAATGTGCTAGCGGCTCGATTAGGATGGCTGCCATCCTATCCAACATTTAATAAGAATGGCATTGCTATTTATAAAGAGGCAGTGTCGAAGGGCTGTCAAACCCAAGAGGAAATTGCGCAATATGTAGCAAAAGAGTTGATGAATAAATCATTGCAATTTGCGATAGAAGACCCAGATAATCCAGTCAATTTTCCTCGTACGTTATTTGTTTGGCGTGCCAATTTAATCTCAAGCTCTGGAAAAGGGCATGAATATTTTCTAAAACATTTACTTGGAACAACACACGGATTGTTGAATGATGATCAATCTAGTATTCGACCAGCTGAAATAAAATGGCGGGAAGAAGCACCAGAAGGAAAATTGGATCTTTTAATCGATCTTGATTTCCGGATGGCAGGAACGGGATTGTATTCCGATATTATCTTACCAGCTGCGACCTGGTATGAAAAATTTGATTTATCAAGCACAGATATGCATCCATTTGTACATCCATTTAATCCAGCGGTTGCTACGCCTTGGGAATCGAAGTCAGATTGGGATATTTTCAAGAAGCTAGCAAAAGGGGTTTCAGAGCTAGCCGAACAAATCGATATGGACGTAATTAAAGAGGTTGTAGCTACACCGCTGCAGCACGATACTCCACAAGAAATGGCCCAGCCTTTTGGGGAGATTAAAGATTGGTCCAAAGGTGATTGTGAAGCAATTCCAGGGCGAACCATGCCAAATATTCATGTGGTAGAACGAGATTATAAGCAGGTTTATAAAAAAATGACCTCTCTAGGACCGAATGTTGCCAAAAACCCATATGGCGGCAAAGGGATAAGCTGGTCCATGGAAAAAGAGTATGAACAAGTCAAGCATGCAATTGGTGTAGTAGAAGAAGAAGGCATTTCCAAAGGTCTCCCAAATATTGAAAGTGCAAGAGACGCTTGTCAGGCCATTCTCATGATGTCATCTACGACAAACGGCAAAATCGCAGTCAAAGCTTGGGAATCACTGGAACAGCAAACAAGCTTGGAGTTAAAGGATTTAGCTGCAGAGCGTGAAGAAGATCTATTTACATTAGAACAAATTAATGCACAACCAAAAACGGTCATTACGTCACCTGCCTTTACTGGTTCGGAAAAAGGCGGGAGACGGTATTCACCATTTACAACAAATATTGAGCGAATGATTCCTTTCCATACCCTTACAGGAAGACAGTCCTTTTATTTAGATCATGAGATGATGAAGGAATTTGGGGAAGAGATGGCGACATTTAAGCCAATGCTCCACCATACACCTTTTCAGCAAGATCGTCCAAAAGTGGAAGGAAAAGAAATTACGTTAAATTATCTAACACCACATAATAAATGGTCTATTCACAGTATGTATTATGATGCACAGCCGATGCTGACATTGTTTAGAGGTGGACCAACGATATGGATGAACAAGGAAGATGCCAAAGAAGTAGATATAGAAGATAACGATTGGATTGAATGCTTTAACCGAAATGGTGTGGTCGTTGCCAGAGCGGTTGTCTCTCATCGAATTCCTAGAAGTGTTGCCTTTATGTACCATGCTCAAGACAGACATATTCACGTTCCTGGCACAAATCTTACGAAAAACCGAGGAGGGACACATAATAGTCCTACGCGAATCCATGTTAAGCCAACGCATATGATTGGTGGCTATGGCCAACTAAGCTATGGATTTAACTATTATGGACCAACTGGAAACCAACGGGATTTACATGTAGTCATTAGAAAGATGAAGGAGGTGGAGTGGCTTGAAGATTAA
- the narH gene encoding nitrate reductase subunit beta translates to MKIKAQIGMVMNLDKCIGCHTCSVTCKNTWTNRPGAEYMYFNNVETKPGIGYPKQWEDQEKYKGGWELDKKGELKLKSGSKVNRLFSLFYNPNQPEIDDYYEPWNYDYETLTNSPERKHQPIARAKSAITGEFMDLEWGPNWEDDLAGGHITGLRDPNVVQMEESIKTEFEDVFMMYLPRICEHCINAPCVSSCPSGAMYKRDEDGIVLVDQNACRAWRQCVSSCPYKKVYFNWKTSKAEKCTLCYPRIENGQPTICSETCVGRIRYIGVMLYDADKVLEAASVKEEKELYQAQLDIFLDPNDPEVVKEAKKEGIPMDWIEAAQQSPLYKMIIDWKIALPLHPEYRTMPMVWYIPPLSPVMNMIEGKGSQADTEDIFPAIDEMRIPIEYLANLLTAGDTAHIRTVLKKMAVMRSYMRAEQTGKSFDVSIIEELGLEENDIKKMYRLLAIAKYNDRFVIPKSHKEDIADLYYDQGACGLDFASGPGACGVLS, encoded by the coding sequence TTGAAGATTAAAGCACAAATTGGCATGGTGATGAATTTAGATAAATGTATTGGCTGTCATACATGTAGTGTGACATGCAAAAATACGTGGACCAATCGCCCTGGCGCAGAATATATGTACTTTAATAATGTCGAAACAAAACCTGGAATCGGCTATCCGAAACAATGGGAAGACCAAGAGAAATATAAAGGCGGCTGGGAGCTGGATAAAAAGGGTGAACTAAAACTGAAATCAGGTTCTAAAGTAAATCGATTATTCAGCCTTTTCTATAACCCAAATCAACCAGAAATTGATGATTATTATGAACCATGGAATTATGATTATGAAACATTGACAAACAGTCCAGAACGTAAGCATCAACCTATTGCCCGAGCAAAGTCAGCTATCACTGGCGAGTTTATGGATTTAGAGTGGGGACCGAACTGGGAAGATGACCTTGCTGGCGGGCATATAACTGGTTTACGTGATCCAAATGTTGTGCAAATGGAGGAATCAATAAAAACGGAGTTTGAAGATGTATTTATGATGTACTTGCCGCGTATATGTGAACATTGCATTAACGCACCTTGTGTGAGCTCTTGTCCATCCGGTGCGATGTATAAACGTGATGAAGATGGCATTGTACTTGTAGATCAGAATGCTTGTCGTGCTTGGAGACAATGCGTCAGCTCCTGTCCATATAAAAAAGTGTACTTTAACTGGAAAACAAGTAAAGCGGAGAAATGTACATTATGCTATCCAAGAATTGAAAATGGCCAGCCAACGATTTGCTCCGAAACATGTGTTGGCAGAATCCGTTATATCGGGGTCATGCTCTATGATGCTGATAAAGTATTGGAGGCAGCTTCTGTTAAAGAAGAGAAAGAATTGTATCAGGCACAATTAGATATTTTCTTAGATCCAAATGACCCAGAAGTAGTGAAGGAAGCGAAAAAAGAAGGCATCCCAATGGATTGGATTGAAGCGGCGCAGCAATCTCCATTATATAAAATGATCATCGACTGGAAGATTGCTTTACCATTACACCCAGAATACCGAACAATGCCAATGGTGTGGTATATTCCACCACTTAGCCCAGTTATGAATATGATAGAAGGAAAAGGCAGTCAAGCAGATACAGAAGATATCTTCCCGGCTATTGACGAAATGCGCATTCCGATTGAATATCTAGCTAATTTATTAACTGCTGGGGATACGGCTCATATTCGTACTGTATTAAAGAAAATGGCAGTTATGCGTAGCTATATGCGGGCCGAACAAACAGGGAAATCCTTTGATGTCTCTATTATTGAAGAGCTGGGACTCGAGGAAAACGACATTAAAAAGATGTACCGACTGCTAGCCATTGCCAAATATAATGATCGCTTTGTTATTCCTAAAAGCCATAAGGAAGATATAGCAGATCTTTACTATGACCAAGGCGCTTGTGGATTAGATTTTGCTAGCGGGCCTGGCGCCTGTGGCGTCTTGTCTTGA